Proteins encoded in a region of the Paenibacillus sp. W2I17 genome:
- a CDS encoding MMPL family transporter, producing the protein MAKMLYRLGFWSAKNRMKVIIGSIMVMLITSMVAMGMGPKLSEETTIPGLESIETMGQMYQEFPSMIDTSKEIQLVLKAPANETLSSEKIKQLIETQLQSISKDPAVTEVSGPFDNKSLNADGTIAYASISYNKADGDVKETSKEYVIHAAEALRNAGLQAELTGSGYVKMEIGGATEGIGILIALVILSIAFGSLLTGIIPILTAVIGLGTGVMLIILGSNFLDTPSFALSLASMIGLAVGIDYALFIISRYRQERARGFEKREAIAIANGTAGSAVVFAGVTVIIGLAGMAVVGIPFLTAMGLAAALCIFVAVLIAIITVPAVLDAMGSKIKVKPIKNSGRLNQTTSRGNLWGRLVTGRPWITVVLGVALLSTLSVPFLHMETGTMDDGLKSTSMTERRAYDMLSEAYGVGYHNPLMILAKTDGSAEADVNLAKTVEQLKTYPNIGMVADPVKSASGKVSLINIIPATGHADVETVELVKTIRSHIPEIESQNHVQLKITGSTAINIDISQKLNEALPEFCVIIVSLAFLLLMMVFRSILVPIKAVLGFVLSLGATMGFITYVVQDGYFQNLFGFSGQSLVLNFLPIMVVGILFGLAMDYEVFLVSRMREDFKKNGDAKQSVLAGIRNSGGVVTAAGLIMISVFAGFMMTNDPSIKVMSFALLFGVLFDAFVVRLLIVPGVMILMGKSAWYLPKWLDRLLPNLDVEGEKVMEIVEKRHQTRTNSHDLFPEPINRG; encoded by the coding sequence ATGGCAAAAATGTTATACAGACTGGGATTTTGGTCTGCCAAGAACCGCATGAAGGTAATCATCGGATCAATTATGGTCATGTTGATTACCTCAATGGTGGCAATGGGAATGGGACCGAAACTTAGTGAAGAAACTACGATACCCGGGTTAGAGTCAATTGAAACGATGGGACAGATGTACCAGGAGTTTCCGTCAATGATAGATACCAGTAAAGAAATCCAGCTGGTTCTCAAAGCACCTGCTAACGAAACATTATCATCTGAAAAGATAAAACAACTGATTGAAACACAACTTCAGAGCATATCAAAAGATCCTGCTGTTACTGAAGTCTCCGGCCCATTTGATAACAAATCGTTGAACGCGGATGGCACAATCGCTTATGCGTCAATCTCTTATAACAAGGCTGATGGTGATGTTAAAGAAACTTCTAAAGAGTACGTAATTCATGCCGCAGAAGCTTTACGGAATGCTGGACTCCAAGCGGAGCTCACTGGATCTGGTTATGTGAAGATGGAGATCGGTGGAGCTACAGAAGGAATTGGTATTCTAATTGCACTTGTTATACTTTCCATTGCTTTCGGATCCCTACTCACTGGAATCATTCCGATTCTAACAGCAGTCATTGGTCTTGGTACCGGCGTAATGCTGATCATCCTGGGGTCTAATTTCTTAGATACACCTTCATTTGCCTTATCATTGGCGAGTATGATTGGACTTGCAGTAGGTATTGATTACGCACTATTCATTATTTCAAGATACCGTCAAGAGCGTGCACGAGGTTTTGAGAAAAGAGAAGCTATTGCAATAGCTAACGGTACAGCAGGCAGTGCAGTTGTTTTTGCAGGTGTAACCGTAATTATTGGTCTTGCAGGTATGGCAGTCGTAGGAATTCCTTTCCTTACAGCAATGGGGTTAGCTGCTGCGCTTTGTATTTTTGTAGCTGTTTTAATTGCAATAATCACAGTACCGGCAGTCCTTGACGCAATGGGTAGCAAGATAAAGGTTAAGCCGATAAAGAACTCTGGGAGATTGAATCAGACAACATCTCGAGGAAATCTGTGGGGGAGATTAGTGACAGGACGACCTTGGATCACAGTGGTTCTCGGAGTGGCACTCCTCTCGACATTATCGGTACCATTCTTACACATGGAAACAGGTACTATGGATGATGGATTAAAGTCAACCAGTATGACGGAACGACGAGCATACGATATGTTGTCTGAAGCATACGGTGTGGGTTACCATAACCCTCTGATGATTCTTGCAAAAACGGATGGAAGTGCTGAAGCTGATGTTAATTTGGCGAAAACAGTAGAACAACTTAAAACCTATCCAAACATTGGGATGGTTGCCGATCCGGTTAAAAGTGCATCTGGAAAAGTCTCTTTGATTAACATTATACCGGCTACAGGTCATGCTGATGTGGAAACGGTAGAACTTGTTAAAACGATTCGCAGTCATATTCCTGAGATTGAAAGTCAGAACCATGTGCAACTTAAAATAACGGGCAGTACAGCAATCAATATTGATATTTCTCAAAAACTGAACGAAGCATTACCTGAGTTCTGTGTCATAATTGTTAGTTTGGCCTTTCTCCTATTAATGATGGTATTTCGTTCTATCTTGGTTCCAATTAAAGCAGTGCTGGGTTTTGTTCTCTCGCTTGGAGCAACAATGGGATTCATTACCTACGTTGTCCAGGATGGATATTTTCAAAATCTCTTCGGCTTCAGCGGACAATCACTTGTGCTTAACTTTTTACCGATAATGGTTGTTGGAATCTTGTTTGGATTGGCTATGGACTATGAGGTATTTCTGGTTAGCCGCATGCGTGAGGACTTCAAAAAGAACGGTGATGCCAAACAATCCGTACTGGCGGGAATCCGGAACAGTGGGGGCGTAGTTACAGCTGCAGGATTGATCATGATATCCGTATTTGCAGGGTTTATGATGACGAATGATCCAAGTATCAAGGTAATGAGTTTTGCACTTCTCTTTGGGGTATTGTTTGATGCATTTGTTGTCCGTCTATTGATTGTCCCAGGTGTGATGATACTTATGGGTAAATCGGCGTGGTACTTGCCGAAATGGTTAGATCGACTTCTGCCGAACTTGGATGTTGAGGGTGAGAAGGTAATGGAAATCGTTGAAAAACGGCACCAAACACGTACGAATTCACACGATCTCTTTCCAGAACCCATAAATAGAGGATAG
- a CDS encoding response regulator transcription factor, with protein MSPYKIMLVDDHFVVREGLKLILETSEKYQVVGEAVNGQDALEKVEKLEPDIILMDLNMPVLSGLETMKEFKKKGLTIPIIILTTYNEDELMINGLALGAKGYLLKDTSRESLFRSIDSAMQGEMLLSEEMLERVMAAKLKSQQEVKQDVKLLSDKENYILQCVAKGYKSKEIAFDMNIGERTVKAHLTNIYNKLGVDSRSQAVATALDRGILKL; from the coding sequence ATGAGCCCTTATAAAATTATGTTGGTGGACGATCATTTTGTAGTTCGTGAAGGACTCAAGCTCATATTAGAGACCAGCGAAAAATATCAAGTCGTAGGGGAAGCTGTAAATGGACAGGATGCGCTTGAGAAGGTTGAAAAGCTTGAGCCTGACATAATTCTAATGGATCTGAATATGCCTGTTCTGAGTGGACTCGAAACGATGAAGGAATTCAAGAAGAAAGGCCTTACGATCCCTATTATTATCCTGACCACGTATAACGAGGATGAACTGATGATTAACGGGTTGGCTTTGGGAGCCAAAGGGTATTTGTTAAAAGATACAAGCAGAGAAAGCTTGTTCAGAAGCATTGATTCTGCAATGCAGGGGGAAATGCTCTTATCTGAGGAGATGCTAGAGCGAGTAATGGCTGCTAAATTAAAATCGCAACAAGAAGTCAAGCAAGATGTCAAACTTTTGAGTGATAAAGAAAACTACATTTTGCAATGCGTGGCTAAAGGGTATAAAAGCAAAGAAATAGCATTTGACATGAATATTGGAGAACGAACAGTCAAGGCTCATCTAACGAACATATACAATAAACTTGGGGTAGATTCGCGGTCACAAGCAGTAGCAACTGCACTAGATCGAGGTATTCTGAAACTATAA
- a CDS encoding sensor histidine kinase gives MVTNKKNKLETIHELFATRKPILIWLIFVYAGSVTLQFLDDPKVISSFVFTGLFVLHAALHWISYRVSQRHFWFYFGIQGILIYLCAILFPGSYQAVLVGLLPVLIAQSLGFSFRISRVIFIALISIIIFFDSSLTVGGTKELLVFIPIFVMMLIIVIAYGILFFHQVHERVKLQKFLNELQVAHQKVEELTLSNERQRMARDLHDTLAQGVAGLIMQLEASNAHIMQGNTEKAHNIIIQSMQQARRTLAEARRAIDDLRIKSAPDIDFKEAVEDEVRHFRHSTGIQVDWNIQLNQLLSRVVMEHSLHIVREVLTNVARHANANVVKVSVIVSNNQLQIEISDNGKGFNPDAIGKKPGHYGLLGIRERARLIGGHIKIDSSSEGTTITMSVTINEGGQHEPL, from the coding sequence ATGGTGACTAATAAGAAGAATAAACTTGAGACTATACATGAATTATTTGCAACAAGAAAGCCCATTCTCATTTGGTTGATCTTCGTATACGCAGGATCTGTTACACTTCAGTTTTTGGATGATCCTAAAGTTATCAGTAGTTTCGTATTTACGGGACTGTTTGTTCTCCACGCCGCGTTGCATTGGATTTCATATCGGGTTAGCCAAAGACATTTTTGGTTTTACTTTGGAATACAAGGGATCTTAATTTACCTGTGCGCTATACTTTTCCCTGGAAGTTATCAGGCAGTGTTGGTGGGGTTGCTCCCCGTATTAATTGCCCAAAGTTTAGGTTTTTCTTTTCGGATAAGTAGGGTGATATTTATAGCTTTGATTAGTATTATCATATTTTTCGACTCTTCTTTAACAGTCGGAGGTACAAAGGAACTGCTGGTATTCATTCCGATTTTTGTGATGATGCTAATTATCGTAATAGCTTATGGAATACTATTTTTTCATCAAGTTCATGAGCGAGTCAAGCTGCAAAAGTTTTTGAATGAACTGCAAGTGGCTCATCAAAAGGTCGAAGAACTTACATTGTCCAATGAACGGCAGCGAATGGCTAGGGACTTACATGATACTCTTGCCCAAGGAGTCGCTGGTTTAATTATGCAATTGGAAGCGTCCAACGCGCACATTATGCAGGGGAATACGGAAAAGGCTCATAACATTATAATTCAATCCATGCAGCAAGCACGTAGAACACTGGCTGAAGCACGCAGGGCAATAGATGACCTTAGAATTAAATCAGCACCTGATATCGATTTTAAGGAAGCTGTCGAAGATGAAGTAAGGCACTTCAGACATTCAACGGGTATTCAGGTAGACTGGAATATACAACTGAATCAACTACTATCAAGAGTTGTGATGGAACATAGTCTTCATATCGTCAGAGAGGTGTTGACGAATGTTGCGCGCCATGCCAATGCCAATGTAGTAAAAGTCAGTGTTATCGTCTCGAACAATCAACTTCAGATAGAAATATCAGATAATGGAAAAGGTTTTAATCCAGATGCGATCGGAAAGAAACCTGGTCACTATGGATTACTTGGAATCCGTGAGCGAGCAAGATTGATTGGTGGACACATCAAGATCGATAGCAGCTCAGAAGGTACAACCATAACGATGTCGGTGACAATTAATGAAGGAGGTCAACATGAGCCCTTATAA
- a CDS encoding family 43 glycosylhydrolase has product MEIQPRALHDIQPLIEQRADPFMYRHSDGYYYFVASVPEYDRIEIRRAQNLEEFVTSTPVVIWRKRETGILSTNIWAPELHFIDDKWYVYFAAARTTGTIEGLFDHRMYVLENEHANPLEGSWTERGQVRTAWESFALDATTFEHNGSRYYVWAQKDSNIEGNSNLYISKMSNPWTLTGPQTMISMPEYDWEIIGYKVNEGAAFLRKGDRIFLSYSASATDFNYCMGLLEADADADLLDATSWRKSQAAVFSTDESISMYGPGHNSFTVSEADEKTLFVFHARTYKNIIGDPLYDPNRHTFVTELLWTADGRPDFRGSVAALARSLQ; this is encoded by the coding sequence ATGGAAATCCAGCCAAGAGCGTTACACGACATTCAACCATTAATTGAGCAGAGAGCAGATCCTTTTATGTACCGACATTCGGACGGTTATTATTACTTCGTAGCATCCGTTCCGGAGTATGATCGGATTGAAATCCGTAGAGCCCAGAACCTTGAGGAGTTTGTTACATCAACTCCTGTAGTGATCTGGAGAAAGCGCGAGACTGGTATTCTTAGTACCAATATATGGGCGCCTGAACTTCATTTTATTGATGACAAATGGTACGTGTATTTCGCTGCCGCACGCACGACGGGAACGATTGAAGGCTTGTTCGACCATCGGATGTACGTGCTGGAGAATGAACATGCCAATCCGCTCGAAGGCAGTTGGACGGAAAGAGGACAGGTTCGTACCGCGTGGGAAAGCTTCGCCCTCGATGCCACTACCTTTGAGCATAATGGCAGCCGTTATTACGTATGGGCACAAAAGGATTCGAATATCGAAGGCAACTCTAATCTGTATATATCTAAAATGAGCAATCCGTGGACGCTGACTGGGCCGCAAACGATGATTTCGATGCCGGAATATGACTGGGAGATCATTGGTTATAAAGTGAACGAAGGCGCGGCATTTCTTCGCAAGGGTGATCGGATATTCCTCTCTTACTCGGCTAGCGCCACTGATTTCAATTATTGCATGGGCCTGCTTGAAGCCGATGCGGATGCTGATTTGCTAGATGCCACCTCATGGCGCAAGTCGCAAGCAGCGGTTTTCTCGACAGATGAGAGCATCTCTATGTATGGTCCCGGTCATAATTCCTTCACGGTGTCAGAGGCCGACGAAAAGACGCTATTTGTGTTCCACGCAAGAACGTACAAGAACATTATAGGAGATCCACTGTACGATCCGAATCGCCATACATTTGTGACAGAGCTTTTGTGGACGGCTGACGGCAGACCCGATTTCCGCGGCTCTGTTGCAGCACTTGCACGTTCTTTACAGTGA
- a CDS encoding carbohydrate ABC transporter permease: protein MSRIVIISLFIILFVIIMIPFYAVALSSFKPGESLIRYGLNLSLDFSIMSFDNFIYLFTGEHDYFVWFWNSMTLTIVQVVLTLFVSAFVGYGFAAYDFKGKNFLFICVLLIMMVPFEILLVPLYSLINDLKMVNSYSAIILPGIANAATIFFFRQYLRSIPKEIIQSGRVDGANEYAIYFRLIMPIMKPSFAAMAILNGMNSWNNLLWPFMVLGDQSKFTLPIGLKTLLTPYGNNYDLLIVGSFFSIIPIFILFIAFQKYFIDGMTAGAVKG, encoded by the coding sequence ATATCCAGAATAGTAATTATTAGTTTGTTCATTATACTATTCGTTATAATAATGATTCCATTCTATGCAGTGGCCCTATCTTCCTTCAAACCAGGTGAATCATTAATTAGATATGGTCTTAACCTAAGTTTGGATTTTAGTATTATGAGTTTTGACAATTTTATCTATCTGTTTACAGGAGAACATGATTATTTTGTGTGGTTTTGGAACAGTATGACTTTAACAATCGTTCAAGTAGTTTTAACACTTTTTGTAAGCGCATTTGTTGGATATGGTTTTGCAGCATATGATTTTAAAGGGAAGAACTTCCTCTTTATATGTGTTTTGCTCATTATGATGGTGCCTTTCGAAATACTGCTGGTTCCTTTGTACAGCCTAATTAATGATTTGAAAATGGTGAATAGCTATTCAGCAATCATTCTGCCGGGTATAGCCAATGCCGCGACAATATTTTTCTTCAGGCAATATCTAAGAAGCATACCCAAAGAGATTATTCAATCTGGGCGGGTTGATGGCGCAAACGAGTATGCGATTTATTTCAGACTAATTATGCCGATTATGAAGCCTTCCTTTGCGGCAATGGCCATTTTGAATGGTATGAATAGCTGGAATAATCTGTTGTGGCCATTCATGGTGCTCGGAGATCAGAGTAAATTCACACTTCCAATCGGTTTGAAAACGTTGTTAACTCCTTATGGCAATAACTATGACCTCTTGATCGTGGGCTCCTTCTTCTCCATCATTCCAATTTTCATACTGTTTATTGCTTTCCAGAAATATTTCATAGACGGTATGACTGCAGGGGCTGTTAAAGGGTAG
- a CDS encoding carbohydrate ABC transporter permease, with amino-acid sequence MIKKFVYSQKVAPYVFVLPFILIFLIFWFYPLVNSFVMSFQDKMLGQDPKWIGEANYSKLLTDKVFLTAIKNSVVYMLGTLVLLIPFPMLFAVMINSKLMMGREFFKSSFFLPALTSVAVAGTIFRLTFGEMEGSLMNSFLGLFGVEPIKFLKDGEWSMAALLILACWRWTGVNMLYYLSGLKSIDNEFYEAASIDGASAWQKFRTITMPLLKPTTVYVTTISVYAGLAMFTESLMMFNGNNSPKNIGLTIVGYLYRQGIEKNKLGYAAAVGIILLVIAMVINLTQLKFSGMFKKEED; translated from the coding sequence ATGATAAAGAAATTTGTATACTCTCAAAAAGTTGCGCCTTATGTTTTTGTATTGCCATTTATACTTATATTTTTGATATTCTGGTTTTATCCGCTTGTAAATTCATTCGTAATGAGCTTTCAAGATAAGATGTTGGGACAGGATCCTAAATGGATTGGCGAAGCGAATTATTCGAAATTGCTTACAGATAAAGTGTTTTTGACGGCTATTAAAAATAGCGTTGTGTACATGTTAGGAACCTTAGTGTTGTTAATTCCCTTTCCCATGTTATTCGCCGTTATGATCAACAGTAAGTTAATGATGGGAAGAGAGTTTTTTAAATCTTCGTTCTTTCTCCCTGCATTGACATCTGTCGCAGTTGCGGGTACCATTTTCCGCCTTACATTCGGTGAAATGGAAGGTTCATTAATGAACAGTTTCCTGGGTCTATTTGGTGTAGAGCCTATTAAATTCTTGAAAGACGGAGAATGGAGTATGGCAGCACTGTTAATCCTCGCATGTTGGAGATGGACAGGTGTTAATATGCTTTACTATCTATCCGGTTTGAAAAGCATTGACAATGAATTTTATGAGGCTGCTTCAATTGACGGAGCATCTGCTTGGCAGAAGTTTAGAACGATCACAATGCCATTATTGAAGCCGACCACGGTATATGTTACGACAATTAGTGTTTATGCAGGGTTAGCCATGTTTACCGAGAGCCTGATGATGTTTAACGGTAACAATTCACCCAAAAATATTGGCTTAACCATTGTTGGATATCTGTATAGACAAGGGATTGAGAAAAATAAGCTGGGTTACGCAGCTGCAGTTGGTATCATTCTGTTAGTCATTGCTATGGTTATCAATTTAACGCAGTTGAAATTTAGTGGAATGTTCAAAAAGGAGGAGGATTAA
- a CDS encoding ABC transporter substrate-binding protein gives MKKRSTIISIVTVLIMSLVFTACGNPSDSKTETQQLGADAGENATELSFWTFVDLHGKHLDKMLGLWNQQNPDKQIKLNVTVMPYDDMHNKLLLAVTSGKGAPDIADIELGQFPKFLEGDNVPLESLNDVFAPYKDVVVPSRVEIYSKADQVYGFDYHVGATLAFYNTEILEQAGVDYKTIKTWEDYKQAGIKVYEKTGKYLGTADTSATWQASLLLAQQNADFTDENGNPKVNSPEMIKAYEMLVDLQKNNVIHTIPGGQPDTEEAKGEYNKGNYASALMPEWYMSRFVNEMKDLKGKYAIAPLPVFEEGNPRSVGLGGTGTVVTKNGKDVQLAKEFVAFAKLSKEATTEIWNTLGFDPINMEVWKDDAVTKNPDNEYVQYFKTNAFDTLNEIKDEIQAIKSVKASPTIGNVFNTVTLNAIFEDGQDVKEALDEAQEAIEQELK, from the coding sequence ATGAAAAAACGCAGTACTATAATCTCCATCGTTACGGTCCTTATTATGTCACTTGTTTTTACAGCATGTGGTAATCCTTCTGATTCAAAAACGGAAACACAGCAATTAGGCGCTGATGCCGGTGAGAATGCAACAGAATTGTCATTTTGGACATTCGTAGATTTGCACGGCAAGCATTTAGATAAAATGCTGGGGTTATGGAACCAACAGAACCCAGACAAACAGATTAAGTTAAATGTAACGGTTATGCCTTACGATGATATGCACAACAAGCTCTTATTGGCAGTTACAAGCGGAAAAGGTGCGCCTGATATCGCGGATATCGAGCTTGGTCAATTCCCTAAATTCTTGGAAGGTGACAACGTTCCACTGGAATCTTTGAATGATGTATTTGCACCATACAAAGACGTTGTTGTTCCTTCACGTGTCGAGATTTACTCCAAAGCCGACCAGGTTTATGGCTTTGATTATCACGTAGGTGCTACGCTTGCTTTCTACAACACTGAAATTCTCGAACAAGCAGGTGTTGACTACAAGACAATCAAAACTTGGGAAGATTACAAACAAGCAGGCATAAAAGTTTATGAAAAGACTGGCAAGTACTTAGGTACTGCTGATACATCAGCTACGTGGCAAGCATCGCTGCTGCTAGCTCAGCAAAACGCTGATTTTACAGATGAAAATGGTAATCCAAAAGTTAACTCGCCTGAAATGATTAAAGCGTATGAAATGTTGGTCGATCTGCAGAAGAACAATGTTATTCATACGATCCCTGGCGGACAACCCGACACAGAAGAAGCAAAAGGCGAATACAACAAAGGCAACTACGCAAGTGCATTGATGCCTGAGTGGTACATGTCCCGCTTTGTAAACGAAATGAAGGACCTTAAAGGTAAGTATGCAATCGCTCCATTGCCTGTATTTGAAGAAGGTAATCCTCGTTCCGTTGGCTTAGGCGGTACCGGCACAGTTGTTACTAAGAATGGTAAAGACGTTCAATTGGCCAAAGAATTTGTAGCCTTTGCTAAGCTTTCGAAAGAAGCTACTACTGAAATCTGGAATACGCTTGGATTCGATCCAATCAACATGGAAGTCTGGAAAGATGATGCAGTAACGAAAAACCCTGATAACGAGTACGTCCAATACTTTAAAACAAATGCATTTGATACTTTGAATGAAATCAAAGACGAAATTCAAGCAATCAAATCCGTTAAAGCGTCACCGACGATCGGCAATGTCTTCAATACGGTTACTTTGAATGCGATCTTTGAAGATGGCCAAGACGTGAAGGAAGCGCTGGATGAAGCACAAGAAGCAATTGAACAAGAATTGAAATAA
- a CDS encoding GntR family transcriptional regulator has protein sequence MKKLALYKQIREDILQKIKSGQLRPTDRIPSEQELMDEFRVSKITVRNALTLLADEGLIIRVQGKGSFVSSSLVVSSINSPPSPCSASSMPLIGFIIPTMRTRVIQKLVDYTEQFLQEAGFSMILSITRESSSIESNVIRTLTELGVKGLIVFPTEDEKYNESLLRLSLDKFPCVFIDRYLRNIETYTITSDNYGGAYKAVSHLLSKSHQQIALISPENANTAVEDRTLGFEQAYTDQGISIDKRLWCHIPLDILRSEQALDYVSNFLQNHSGISAAFSLTEETARLTSAAISRLNNHSNIDLLSFDNPHLSGVAYVQQDEQEMARTAVKLLREQMEDIYSPKNAVIPVQLIFP, from the coding sequence TTGAAAAAGCTGGCGCTCTACAAACAAATTCGAGAAGATATTCTTCAGAAAATTAAATCAGGGCAGCTTCGACCAACGGACCGCATTCCTTCTGAGCAAGAACTAATGGACGAATTCAGAGTAAGTAAAATAACCGTCAGGAACGCCCTAACCCTACTAGCTGACGAAGGATTAATTATACGCGTACAAGGCAAAGGCTCATTCGTCTCTTCTAGTCTTGTTGTTTCTAGCATCAATTCTCCGCCATCCCCATGCAGCGCGTCCTCCATGCCGCTCATCGGCTTCATCATTCCGACGATGAGGACCCGTGTCATTCAGAAGCTCGTTGACTACACGGAACAATTCCTGCAAGAAGCCGGCTTCAGCATGATACTAAGCATCACGCGCGAGTCCTCCTCTATCGAATCAAACGTCATTCGTACACTAACGGAGCTCGGTGTGAAGGGGCTGATCGTTTTTCCGACAGAAGATGAGAAGTACAACGAATCATTACTGCGTCTGTCGCTCGATAAATTCCCGTGTGTGTTCATCGACCGCTATCTGCGCAATATTGAGACGTACACCATTACATCCGACAATTACGGCGGTGCGTACAAGGCGGTCTCCCATTTGCTATCCAAGAGTCATCAGCAGATTGCGCTCATCTCACCTGAAAATGCCAATACAGCCGTCGAGGACCGCACGCTCGGCTTCGAGCAGGCGTACACAGATCAAGGCATCTCGATTGACAAGCGCTTGTGGTGTCACATTCCTCTCGACATTCTACGCAGCGAGCAAGCATTGGACTATGTAAGCAACTTCTTGCAGAACCACAGTGGAATTTCGGCAGCCTTCTCCTTGACTGAAGAAACAGCACGCCTTACATCGGCCGCTATCAGTCGTCTGAACAATCACTCAAATATCGATTTGCTATCTTTCGATAATCCACATCTTTCAGGCGTAGCTTATGTGCAGCAGGATGAACAGGAAATGGCACGAACAGCCGTAAAGCTGTTACGTGAACAAATGGAAGATATTTATTCTCCTAAGAACGCCGTCATCCCCGTGCAACTCATCTTCCCTTAA
- a CDS encoding TetR/AcrR family transcriptional regulator — protein MPRTPEQYEAMRLATRTKIQTAAMRLFVRQGYGSTNVQHIADQAGISTGLLYRHYKTKDQLFEELVQFAMTGLETLIGKFQISDEPAEELARFANEVYLDLSSGDDLGHLLLLMSQSFFSTETDGRKAALKQINTDLLQATAALIVQGQRQGKLREGNAYEMAQ, from the coding sequence GTGCCCCGTACACCTGAGCAATACGAGGCTATGCGCCTTGCAACCCGCACCAAAATTCAGACAGCGGCGATGCGGCTGTTTGTTCGTCAAGGATACGGCTCCACCAATGTGCAGCATATTGCCGATCAGGCTGGCATTAGCACCGGTCTGCTGTACCGCCATTACAAAACAAAGGATCAGCTATTCGAGGAACTGGTGCAGTTTGCCATGACCGGACTTGAGACGCTGATCGGGAAATTTCAGATCAGCGATGAGCCTGCTGAGGAACTGGCACGGTTCGCGAACGAGGTGTATCTCGATCTGTCTTCCGGCGATGACTTGGGACACCTCTTATTGCTGATGTCGCAATCCTTCTTCTCCACGGAGACGGACGGTCGGAAAGCGGCTCTCAAGCAGATCAATACCGACCTACTGCAAGCGACTGCCGCGCTCATCGTCCAAGGACAGCGACAGGGAAAGCTACGTGAAGGGAACGCTTATGAGATGGCTCAATAA
- a CDS encoding GNAT family N-acetyltransferase: MKYSGAFEVVRADHAGVEVRNQMAEIFADGFSQWLTYFSKDRDVTAKAFAHMFVLDQFYVALAGDRVAAFGACTDCQSFSLELQSAPLRRHLGWFKGSMAALILKREFQKPFVDPPAETGSVEFIGTALSFRGQGAASAVIKHMLVHLPYRNYLIEEVADTNVPAIRLYEKLGFTEYKRKSLSPRQARISGINHMVSLCFEKA; the protein is encoded by the coding sequence ATGAAGTACTCGGGCGCATTTGAGGTTGTCCGCGCAGACCACGCGGGTGTAGAGGTCAGAAACCAGATGGCGGAGATTTTCGCCGACGGCTTCTCGCAGTGGCTCACGTATTTTTCTAAAGACCGAGATGTCACCGCAAAGGCGTTCGCCCATATGTTCGTGCTAGATCAATTTTATGTGGCTCTCGCTGGCGATCGGGTGGCGGCCTTCGGCGCATGCACGGACTGTCAGAGCTTCTCCCTAGAACTTCAGAGCGCACCGCTCCGCAGGCATCTGGGTTGGTTCAAGGGTTCGATGGCGGCACTCATTCTGAAGAGGGAGTTCCAAAAGCCGTTTGTCGACCCGCCGGCCGAAACGGGATCGGTCGAGTTTATCGGTACTGCCTTATCCTTCCGCGGCCAAGGAGCGGCTTCGGCAGTTATTAAACATATGCTGGTTCATTTGCCGTACCGTAACTATCTCATAGAAGAGGTTGCCGATACCAATGTCCCGGCCATCCGATTGTATGAGAAGCTGGGGTTCACGGAGTACAAACGCAAGTCCCTATCTCCCAGGCAGGCCCGTATATCAGGTATCAATCACATGGTCTCGTTGTGTTTCGAGAAGGCCTAA